The Lolium rigidum isolate FL_2022 chromosome 2, APGP_CSIRO_Lrig_0.1, whole genome shotgun sequence genomic interval tccgatgctgagatcgtgcccgactgcgccaaatatcggctcacgtgctcgattgagctggagccatccgacccactaaacttggagaattcggggagccgatatttgggtggtagtgggatcaaatcgtactcgttggggtacggcttggaatagccgattgccctccttttcggcaccatgccgagccggtctctcaagattgtactcgatctgatccgcggtgcttggctgTGGGAGTCGAGCTCTgacgattcgctggagtggcgtacttagccagccacgcttgcttctcaagctctgagttagttgcaggagttgagctttggaggtttgttggagtggcatacttagctagccacgtctgcttctcaagatctgatctagaagctcctcctgctgttccagaagtccctgctgtcgcagtctggttcgtgagtgcccagttactgcagtctggtacgtatgtgcacgtgtacccgtgagggatctccttaggcgcctcatacaggaactggtaatcactagggtcaccaccgatcttgtagacgacgaatgccggcgaACTCGACACTTCTGGtgttgccaacgcgaacggcagcggtggtcgggactggagtggtatctctccttggtgagtccctagagcaggtcctaacggggagtactgatgcctcatgacttcctggatcacccgaagggcgacacgctccaaagtgttcaccaggctctcagaatggcggtgcagcgaatgagctaccatgaaattaatctcctgacgcgagagcctggtgcgttcttcgaaggggtagacaggtccactccatcgagcgcgccttcaggtgagaaccctttccacctaatgccgtgtgagcgggtcctctggaaagagccgatgaggtcggcttcgaggatagctttgacctcgtcatacttcttcttgagctcctcagtcagatcttcgtacgtgactggagtaccttccgccatctcagatgtagatggcgatgcagttgatgtcgaagactgtcccaccgggcgtgccagaatgtgttgcggtcgagaaacccaccggcgagcaacgacgggcagcacgatagagccgggaggctcccgaagctgcggctggccctggtccctcgagcgacggcccgcaaagcctcggcacgcacgtccgatgctcggtgcagggcgtgccaccgacctataccggtcgggaaggtgatggatttgcttcgcttagtttcctgcatggcatacacgtaaacattaaatacgagcctcgatcggctctcgggttgtctgtgaatcggctcaaggagccgatccacccatgattcgtatgaggtctacgatcacatggtggtcctgcttgatcaatataaagctaaaacgacctacgacgatttagggttttcaccacataatcggaacatcctacgcgtgattgagctggcagccacgcacggtgataataaaccaaccctagacaaggcctaaaaaccaacatgaagttgatcccggaacatcttatctagggctagcaaactacaccctacgtgcctcttggatccttcaacccgtttgcaaggcctaactatgtagatattaaactaatccttgaagaacaaggagcaatcataacagattggatctactaaacaatgatcaagcgaggtgccgcccttacacctaagataggtgtaagggcggctagacgtctaagggttgcatgtacaaaagcatgtgacacgatgaaacaatgctaaccctaacacatctatgataactacgttgctcgccatcaacaaggcttcggacacgagcaacgcatgaacaacgaataaacgcgtcttgcctagatcgcaaggcagcatgatgcttaccggaagaaaccctcgaaacaaggggttggcgatgcgcctagattggtttgtgatgaacgtgattgttgtttttctcaataaccctagatacatatttatagtccgtagactttctaacgtgggaataatcccaaccgtgcacgagccaaattctatctaaccgacacgtatcctactatatttacagatacacgggcaaactagcccaaactttgtgtacaaggccgattcatgtatatcttccgtgtatattcttcaagcccatcttaatcgcggcccacctctgatccggtcaaattctggtgataacaaccacATACATCAGAATGTATAATTTCCAATAAGTTACTCGCCCGTTCAACTATACCGTTGAACGGTGTCCTAGTCATTTTACCCATCAGACAGGCTTCGCATGTGTCAAATGATTCAAAATCAAAGGACGGGAGAAGTCCATCATCATGAAGCTTCCGCGTGCGCTTctttccaatatgaccaagacggcaGTGCCACATGTAAGTGGTATTCGTTTCAGTCTTCTTAAGACGTTTGGCTGTAATGTTATAGACATCGTTGCTACAATCAAGATCCATAATGAAAAGTCCATTCACCAAtggagcaaatccaaaacacaaatTCTTGAagtaaatcgaacaaccattgtTCTCAGAGTTCCAAGAATAACCGTCGCGTAACAAGCATGATCCAGAGATAATGTTTTTACACAATGCCGGAacgaaataacaattattaagttctataAGGTGAATCCTAGGGAGCCCAGCAGTAGAATCCACTTCTGCTCGGCCCATTTGCCCACCACCGCTTCCTATAAAAAATGGTACTACTTAGGGTTTTCAGCAGCGCCGCCACTCCACCCATTCTTCGTCGTCGCCTCTCCAGCCTTAAGCGATGGTACGTCTCCGCCCGCAAACCCTAGCCGTCTCCGCCCGCAAACCCTAgccgtctccgccgccgccggccccggcGGCGGCTCCGACGTCGCACTTCGCTGACCCGCCGTGGTGTTTTTTTGCTTTTGCAGACGAAGGGCACGGGCAGCTTCGGCAAGCGCCGGAACAAGACGCACACGCTCTGCATCCGCTGCGGCCGCCGCAGCTTCCACCTCCAGAAGAGCACCTGCTCCTCCTGCGGCTACCCCGCCGCCCGCATCCGCAAGTGTAAGCTCCTCCCCCTCCATAGCCCTTCCCCGCTCTAGATCTCTAGCTTTTGCCCTGCTCTTCCCGTGCGAGCCGTGTAGGATTTCGTGCGGTGTCTTTGTGGTGGTTGCTTGAAGTGATGCCAGCGGCTGATCCGTTCTCGCTCAGATCCTTGATGTTTTATTACACACGTCCCACTTAGTGTAGTTTGCTGTGCGTGTAGTTTCGTCCCCCAGCGCGAACGAGGAAGACGCATTGATTCTGGTTTCTGATTACCTGTACCTGATCTATGATTTATTTTTTTATCCTACTGCGCCATGCTGCCCCTTTTGTAGCTTGATGATTGACCCAGTGATACTTCACCAGATTTCTTGATGTTACTTTCTAAAACTGCGAAAGTGCCGTGATGAATCATGAATTGTACAACGCATGTCAGACTTCGGAGATGCCACGGCATTGATGAGAAGATATTTCATGTTCTGAGCAATTTATTTTGATGTCAGTCTTAGTTGAGGAAGCATTGATCCTGGTTTCTAATTACCCATGCCTGATCTATGATTTTAATTTTTTATCCTACTTCGCCGTGCTGCCCCATTTGTAGCTTGATGATTGGCCTAGTGACACCACTAGATTTCTTGATGTTATTTTCTAAAGTTGCAAAATTGTTATGATGAATCATGAATTCTACAACGCATGTCAGACTTCGGAGATGCCACGGCATTGATGAGAAGATATTTCATGTTCTGAGCAATTTATTTTGATGTCAGTCCTAGatgctactttttttttgttttgtttctgttCATAAATAAACAGTTTGATTCTTCAGTGCTAGTTGGAGAACTGCCTCCTTTTCACTTAGTCAGAAAAGTTTGTGAGCGTAAAATGGTATAcccttatttttcttattttgaaTTAGTATATCCACATCCCCCCTATGAAGTTGGAATAAATCTTATGTTTTTCATTCATACTTATATACCTGAGGGTCAAGTGAGGAGGAATAAACTGCAACAATATGATGGAGCTGTGCTCCTCTGATTCTTAGTATTTAAGTCTCTGATGACACCTCAACTTATGTTCCACTTTTCCAGTGTAAACTATTTTGCCTGGTTTAGTATTtatttttggttttctttttatattttcgTTTGTTGAAAGGTCAATTGGGAGGAGAGGAAGAATTGGGATTTTTAGATTGAAAAGTGCTTTGTAATTTACTCTGATGACTTGGAAGTATTCAAGTTCTGATATCATTTGTTGTTCCAAGACGTCTTTTGGATTGCTTGATTCCGTTGTTTGTGGTTCAAGTGATGATTGATAAACTGCAACAATATGACAGGAGTTGAACTCCCGTGATTCGTAGTTTTAAGTCTGATGATTTCTCCATGCTTTATGCTTTATGTTTTCTTTACCTTATCTGTTCAAGTACAATTCTGTTTCACCAATTAATTTTCCATGTAGCTCTAGAGACTACTCCTATCTGCCTGCTAAAATACAGTTCTGTTTGCACCTTTTCTCATAAACTCTCCATGTAGCCACATTCTTTTTCCATTGTCTTGATACATCCTTTTTGCATTTCCTGATTCCATTTGTTTCAAGTGATGATGGATAAACTGCAACAATATGACAGAAGTTACACTTCCGTGATTCGTAGTTTATGTCTGATGATTTCTCCATGCTTTTATCTTTATATATATTGTGTGGTCTGAGCTTTCTATGGCAACTTTTGATCATGGTCATGACTGTTACATACTACCGTAGATTAATGAAACTTAAGTACTCCTAGAATGGGGGAAACTTAGATTTGTATTGTTTGCTTTTTGTTTGGTTCATTATATATGGTAAAACCTATTTGTTTTGCTCTGATCCACTTATTATGGATCCACAACACTTATTATGCATTATATATAGCTTGTTTTCTGTGTTGCCTGGGATAACTTGTCTGTTTGCCCTTGTTTGATGATTGATTTGTGATTTTGCCATCTTCTAGTTTTATTTTATATGGTCTCAATGTTAACATAGTGGTTCATTTTACAGACAACTGGAGTGTGAAGGCCATCAGGCGCAAGACAACCGGAACTGGAAGGATGAGGTACATGCGCCATGTGCCTCGCAGGTTCAAGAGCAACTTCAGAGAAGGTACAGCCCATACTTATCAGAAGTTACTGGGTCTAACATCTGTCAGACCTAAGACCAATTCTGATCAAGTTATTTGTTTTTCATCTCAATTCAGGTACTGAGGCTGCCCCCAGGAAGAGTGCTGCAGCCAACTAGGTCTGGATTTTGTCACAAGGCATCCCCTGAAGCTAGAATTTAAAATATTTTACTCATATTGTACTGTCCGAAGTCTAAACTATTGTTGCTACAGCCCTGTATAGATCTGATGTGTTTTGTTCCATGGGTTTGGAAATTTGACCTCTAAATTCCATGCAATTCCTTCCTCTGAATTTTGGTGCAGTTGTATTGCTGTTATGATTTTATTTTAGACGAAGTTACACCAGTCGCTTATGTTCCAAAATGCCAGTCATTGAGTTAAAACGTTCATCCTTAGGACCTCGCTATTTTTTTGCTTATTTGAAATTTatcatttgtctaaatttgaaccgTGGCCATTTCTCATGGAACAAGTGTAAGGTGTCTAAAATCATCATATGTACTGCAGCCATTATTGAAGGTGAGTTGAAAGAATTCTGATCTTATATCACTAGGTAACTGCAAGTTGTAGAAGTGACATAACGATTGTTTGAGTATGGAAAAGTGGACACATTACCCTTTTTTGAGCTGGAAAATGCCATCAAAATGTTGCTCTGTTATTGCCTTCGCCACCACCGTGAAATGGACGTAAATTCCACCAATCGATCGGACTTGACTCGAACAGCTCCTTAAACTAAAGCAAACTCACGGACTCTGGCAGCCAGCCGCCAGCCCCCGTGAAGAACAGCCGGCGGCACGCCTCTCGTGCAGCTCACAATACCGTCTTTATCCTATTTCTCTCTCGGCCCTTCTTCTTCTCATGCTCCCGAGTAGTGTCTCACCCTAGCTTTTGGGGATTCTGACAAGGGGTCGTGGATTTGAGTAGGGATGGATGATGCTGAAGTCCTACATGGATAATTCTTGTGATTCTCTTTATATTCTTCCAATATGTACAAATTTGTTTATCGGAAAAATATGTATatattttccttttatttgtGTGTCGCATGCTGTGTGAAGAGAATAAAAGGTTCTCCTGTTTGTTCCTCTCTCCGTGTGTTTCTGTATTGCATATTGCAGGATTGATCCAAAATTTGCTTGTAGAATAGAGATCGTTGTTGCGACGGGCACGAATGGAACCTGAGTGTGCGCACAGCCAGTTTCctacaaaatgaaaaaaaatactatttaaaagtttcaaaaaagtgtgaagtaaatttttgcatgtacatattatattgatacttactcgtgtgagttatcacaaaaaaataccattgtatgtggCCTGCGCAAacatgacaaaatgtccaaatgagtgagaatagtgaataggaatttgtactattcacagcaatatgaatttgcattttgtcatttttgtgtaggtcacacacaatggtattttttcgtgaaaacgaaCACACGTatgtatcaacataatatatacatgcaaaaaattacttcaattttttttgaaacttttaaatagcatttttttgaatttttcataaATGGGTGCGCgtgtacccaggttccattcaacattttggttgttgTCAACTCCTACTTCAGTATTATACATGGGAGAAAGGTGTACAATAAGGACATGACTATAAGCTGGGTTGTTGATTCAGAAGAGTATATGCAATCATTAATCTAGAAAAAGATATTGCTCCGTACTTCGCATGGGCCATGAACCAAAAGGATTTTCTTTTGGGTTGTTGATTCAAGGCTAAATATGACACGCAGATTAGCTACTGATAGTCAGCTTCTTGACTTGGTGTGTGGGCCCCACGACATCGAATGTGGTTGGAGAGGGCACAAGTGTCACACCAAAGGTGGTTGATGAGGAAACAAGTGTTGCACCAGACATAGTTGATGAGGGAACATGTGCTGCAACAAACATAGTTGACGAGGGAACAATTGCTGCAACGGACGTGGTTGAGGAGATCGAAATTGAGGGATTTGCATGGGCAGAAGAATATGGAGAAACAACTACAAGGCCACCAATGGCTGAAGAGGAAGAGAAGGAACACTTCATGACTTTTAGGTACGATCCACATGGAGATGAGCCGGGTGGAGCAACTGAAGAGTGGAGGTACTTCAAAAAGGTTGATGATGCGGTCCATGATGGCATCGTAAAGTAGTGAAATAGAAGTGCGAGGAAAGAAAGAGGACAAGGAATATTATAGAGTTTGATCCTCAGTGTGCTTCTGATGATGAGGCTAGTACAACAGAAGATTATTTTGTGCCTCACACAACACATGATCCAGAGAATCCAGTCATAAAGGAAAATGACACATTTGGAGACAAGGAAGAGTCTATCGAGATTATGAGAACACATGCCATAAAAACGAGTTTTAGATTAAGGTCGAGCACAGTGACATAGAGAGGTACATAACAAGGTGTGCAGCTGAAAATTGCGTGTGGAAAGGATATGCAAAGAAACTTCATGGTGGCAACACATTTATGCTAAC includes:
- the LOC124686244 gene encoding 60S ribosomal protein L37-2-like; the protein is MTKGTGSFGKRRNKTHTLCIRCGRRSFHLQKSTCSSCGYPAARIRKYNWSVKAIRRKTTGTGRMRYMRHVPRRFKSNFREGTEAAPRKSAAAN